The following coding sequences are from one Triticum dicoccoides isolate Atlit2015 ecotype Zavitan chromosome 4A, WEW_v2.0, whole genome shotgun sequence window:
- the LOC119286624 gene encoding cyclin-D5-1-like isoform X2 has protein sequence MEAEDYAAGCCFSLMCQEDGADLGDGLADDDAGKLLLVYSAGDDNGGEEEDEEGYLDHLVSKESSFCSVDPSSSMASEDWFQCARRHTVRWILETRGHFGFSHRTAYVAIAYFDRFSLRRCVDRSVMPWAARLLAIACVSLAAKMDECQAPALSEFRADDDYDFSCDSIRRMEMLVLSTLDWRMGAVTPFDYLPCLSSRLRRFNGGGRGGGGGLIAVKAAALIFSAAEVASVLDHRPSTVAAVAVLAATHGTLTREPLESKISSLSPTCLLEKEDVYACYTMMLRDPSSPSKAAKRSASDRGDADSTYARLDAASFSVAAAMNNNKRVRLELPAVHR, from the exons ATGGAAGCCGAGGACTACGCGGCCGGGTGCTGCTTCTCCCTCATGTGCCAAGAGGACGGCGCCGACCTCGGCGACGGCCTCGCCGACGACGACGCCGGCAAGCTGCTGCTGGTGTACAGTGCCGGCGACGATAACggcggcgaggaggaagacgaggaggggTACTTGGACCACCTGGTGTCCAAGGAGAGCAGCTTCTGCTCCGTCGATCCGTCGTCTTCCATGGCGTCCGAGGACTGGTTCCAGTGCGCGCGGCGCCACACCGTCCGGTGGATCCTTGAG ACGCGCGGGCACTTCGGGTTCTCCCACCGCACGGCGTACGTGGCGATTGCCTACTTCGACCGCTTCTCCCTCCGGCGATGCGTCGAC agGTCGGTGATGCCGTGGGCGGCGCGGCTGTTGGCCATCGCGTGCGTGTCGCTGGCGGCGAAGATGGATGAGTGCCAGGCGCCGGCGCTGTCGGAGTTCCGCGCCGACGACGACTACGATTTCAGCTGCGACTCCATCCGCCGCATGGAGATGCTCGTGCTCTCCACGCTCGACTGGCGGATGGGCGCGGTCACGCCCTTCGACTACCTCCCCTGCCTCTCCTCCAGGCTCCGGCGATTCAACGGCGGCGgccgcggaggtggcggcggcCTCATCGCCGTCAAGGCCGCCGCCCTCATCTTCTCCGCCGCCGAAG TGGCGAGCGTGCTCGACCACCGGCCGTCCACCGTGGCCGCCGTCGCCGTCTTGGCGGCCACCCACGGCACGCTCACGAGGGAGCCACTGGAATCCAAGATCAGCAGCCTCTCCCCGACCTGCCTCCTCGAGAAG GAGGATGTATATGCCTGCTACACCATGATGCTGCGCGATCCGTCGTCGCCGAGCAAGGCGGCCAAGAGATCGGCGTCCGACCGGGGCGACGCCGACAGTACATACGCGCGCCTGGACGCCGCCTCCTTCTCCGTCGCGGCGGCGATGAACAACAACAAGAGGGTGAGGCTGGAGCTGCCGGCCGTCCACCGGTGA
- the LOC119286624 gene encoding cyclin-D5-1-like isoform X1: MEAEDYAAGCCFSLMCQEDGADLGDGLADDDAGKLLLVYSAGDDNGGEEEDEEGYLDHLVSKESSFCSVDPSSSMASEDWFQCARRHTVRWILETRGHFGFSHRTAYVAIAYFDRFSLRRCVDRSVMPWAARLLAIACVSLAAKMDECQAPALSEFRADDDYDFSCDSIRRMEMLVLSTLDWRMGAVTPFDYLPCLSSRLRRFNGGGRGGGGGLIAVKAAALIFSAAEGWLLDNHIDPWTVLCLYQLTVLCSCSGERARPPAVHRGRRRRLGGHPRHAHEGATGIQDQQPLPDLPPREGGCICLLHHDAARSVVAEQGGQEIGVRPGRRRQYIRAPGRRLLLRRGGDEQQQEGEAGAAGRPPVIQARACFSLGVQPRGRSFIH, encoded by the exons ATGGAAGCCGAGGACTACGCGGCCGGGTGCTGCTTCTCCCTCATGTGCCAAGAGGACGGCGCCGACCTCGGCGACGGCCTCGCCGACGACGACGCCGGCAAGCTGCTGCTGGTGTACAGTGCCGGCGACGATAACggcggcgaggaggaagacgaggaggggTACTTGGACCACCTGGTGTCCAAGGAGAGCAGCTTCTGCTCCGTCGATCCGTCGTCTTCCATGGCGTCCGAGGACTGGTTCCAGTGCGCGCGGCGCCACACCGTCCGGTGGATCCTTGAG ACGCGCGGGCACTTCGGGTTCTCCCACCGCACGGCGTACGTGGCGATTGCCTACTTCGACCGCTTCTCCCTCCGGCGATGCGTCGAC agGTCGGTGATGCCGTGGGCGGCGCGGCTGTTGGCCATCGCGTGCGTGTCGCTGGCGGCGAAGATGGATGAGTGCCAGGCGCCGGCGCTGTCGGAGTTCCGCGCCGACGACGACTACGATTTCAGCTGCGACTCCATCCGCCGCATGGAGATGCTCGTGCTCTCCACGCTCGACTGGCGGATGGGCGCGGTCACGCCCTTCGACTACCTCCCCTGCCTCTCCTCCAGGCTCCGGCGATTCAACGGCGGCGgccgcggaggtggcggcggcCTCATCGCCGTCAAGGCCGCCGCCCTCATCTTCTCCGCCGCCGAAGGTTGGTTACTTGACAACCACATCGATCCATGGACCGTGCTCTGCTTGTATCAACTGACCGTGCTCTGTTCTTGCAGTGGCGAGCGTGCTCGACCACCGGCCGTCCACCGTGGCCGCCGTCGCCGTCTTGGCGGCCACCCACGGCACGCTCACGAGGGAGCCACTGGAATCCAAGATCAGCAGCCTCTCCCCGACCTGCCTCCTCGAGAAG GAGGATGTATATGCCTGCTACACCATGATGCTGCGCGATCCGTCGTCGCCGAGCAAGGCGGCCAAGAGATCGGCGTCCGACCGGGGCGACGCCGACAGTACATACGCGCGCCTGGACGCCGCCTCCTTCTCCGTCGCGGCGGCGATGAACAACAACAAGAGGGTGAGGCTGGAGCTGCCGGCCGTCCACCGGTGATCCAAGCCCGCGCTTGTTTTTCCCTAGGTGTCCAGCCGCGCGGCCGGAGCTTCATCCATTAG